In Bos indicus x Bos taurus breed Angus x Brahman F1 hybrid chromosome 23, Bos_hybrid_MaternalHap_v2.0, whole genome shotgun sequence, the genomic window AGGCAGGAACTCAAGTCGGGTGACCCGGTCACAGCGGCGGACGCAATGGAGCTCTATGCCCTGGTTGTCGTAAATGTGAAGCCAGCGGTTCTGGGCAACAGCCAGCAGTGCCTCAGAATGCAGAAACCTGAGAGGGGTGGAGGAGCGGAGCAATGTGAAAGGGAGTCACCAGCTGTCGACTGATCAGTGACGGGCTGTCTCATCCCCACCGGCCGCTGACCAAGGCCACTGACCGGATGTCCCGCACTGCCTCCATGACGTTGATCTCACACATAAGCTTCTTTGTTACCCAGTCGAGGGCAGCCACATGACCCCGGCGTCCTCCAAAAGCCAGGTGTCTGTTGAAGGTGGAGGACAGGCAGGGTGTCAGTTCAAGGCGTGTGTGTAGGGCAGGCGCCCGGACTCAAGGGTCTGTCCCACGCCAGCTCCTCCTCTCCAGGTGAGAGGAGAGATGTTACCACACACGCTTATCACACATGCAAGCAAATAACAAGACCCTCCCCACGTCAACAACCCAGATGTACACTGCTATGGCTGAGATGGACTAGGCTAAAGTCAATGGAATTCAACCTTACCTCCCAGTTCTAGAGTAATTTAGCCTGTAGGGTCCAAACTGCCTCAAGTTCAAGTcaaaatgctggagaagggaatagtgaaaaaaagaaaaaagagagttgGTTCCTTTCAGGAATTTTCTAGTCCCCACTCCCGTCTTATTCTGCACCATCAGTCGACCCGCTGGCCCCTTTGCCATTCTCAGGCTCACTTTGGCTGCACTTGCAATGTCCACAGCCTCCACGATGTCAGCCTGGCGAATCTTCGCCGTGtcctccccatcctctccttccagaAACCTGCAAGTGAGTGTGAGAGTTGCATTAAAGCTTCCTAATAAGAAGTGGGTGTCCCAGCATCACAATCAGAAATGAGAGCCCCATAAAGCAGGGGTTGGGGAGGCCCACATCAGGGTCCACTCACCCAGGTTCTTCAGTAAGCAGAAGCTCAGATCGAGCAGCTCTGACActtgtttcctcttcttgggcttcagCCACCACAAGTCGGCTTCGCGTCTTGGTCTTCGGATGTGGTAGCTACAACATCGGTGGTGCGGATGGAGTGAGAGAAGGACAAAGGGATGTGGGGGTCACAGGAGAGCCCCGCCTCCATTCAACTCACCCAGACACTCCCTCCTGCAACCGCTCCCCACTCTCCGACTAGTCCTCACCTCCTTGGATTTGTCAATGCGACAGTACTTCTGAACCACCTCCACACTGACGGGGGCGGGACCTGCAAATGGGTCCTGGGCCTGCGGCAGGGAGGAGGCAATTGAGAAACAGGCTCGAGCTGACCCCAACCCCCCGACCCTGAAAGCACAAGACGACTTGCCTCGGCACCCCGGGAGGTCCCAGGCTCACCCCAGATAAGCTCCGCTGAGGCCTCGGACTCTTCAGTTCTCGGGGCTTCTTCGAGATCCGAAACTTCTCTGAGGTGTCATTTTTCTTTGGCTTCTGGGGGCGGAGCTCTCGATTCCTCTTCCGCTTACGAGGGGGACCTGGAGAAGCTCCGGCAGCTGTCCCAGTGGTCTCTTGCTCCCAGTATCGCCGTGGTTTCTACCAGCAGAGCAGGATCCCTCGTATTCCGCGGCCCTTCGCCCCGCCCCTCGAACCCCGCAACTAAAAACTTCCCTTCCACCCCAAGGAGATCCCTACCTTCTTCTTGGTCTGCAGTCTGTCCTTCTTGGGTGGGACATTACTGCCCGGCTCGGGGACTGTCTCCATCTAGCCCACTAGAACCACGATCCACGTGCAAACTCCTCTCCACAGTTCCACAGTCGGATGGAAAACTCCCGGAAGTCCTCCGAGACTCATCCAATCAGCGCCGTTCCAGGTCGAAGCCTCCCAGGCGCCATCTTTAATGAGGGCGCGCTCCCCACTGAGGGGCGGGACCAAGGACCCCAGTGAGGCAACTTATGCCCAAGTGATGAAAGACGGGCACTCCGAGGTCAAGACCCAAGCAACCGTGCAGTTTCTTTTCCCATCTCGGTTTCTCCATCTTGCCTTAAATCCTTCCGCGTCTGGTCTTTTTAGCAGAACACCACACATTGACCATGTTAGAACTACATTTCCCGGCGTGCGTCAGATGACAGCTTCCGGTGCCGTCTTTCCCCAGCATTCTCTATTTACTTCCGGGTTCATCAATACTGAAGTGAGAGCGTGAGTCGGGGAGCGGTTCGGTTGAGGAGTTCGGGGTTCTGCCACTCCCTGAGGCCGGGGGTGAGTCGATATCCCGGACGAGGAGAGACTGCAGTGGGTGCCCCGAGGGGCTGCCTCTCAAGAGGGCTGTCACCTCCGCAGGCCAGAAAGGGGAGCCCGGGTACCTTCCAGAGCGAGACCCAGCGCCCCTCTCCTGCTACCCGCAGGCTTTCGTCCCCGCCATGGCTGAGCTAATCCAGAAGAAGCTGCAGGGAGAagtggagaaatatcaacagctgCAGAAGGGTAAGGGAGCAGGGTAGGGGTGACCTCGCGGCAATTCCCTCACAACCCAAGTCTACACCCGAATAATGCATTCTGTCCCACCCCCGGCCCCAGCCTGCggctccttccccttctctgtaTTCTTCCCATTCCCTGTCCCGCCTGCCCATCCTTGGCTGCTTCCTCAGCTGTACATTCTCACCAGGATTGTGGTGATCGTGTGGCACATGAGATGTCTCTAAACAAACCTTTTCATCCGCCAGACTTGAGTAAATCCATGTCAGGGAGGCAGAAACTAGAGGCACAACTAACAGAAAATAATATCGTGAAGGAGGTGAGAGACTGAGATTTGTGGGGCGAGGAGGGACCTGTCCTGGAAGTGATTCTGATCATGTTTTTCCCACTCCTCCATCAGGAACTGGCCTTGCTGGATGGATCCAACGTGGTGTTTAAACTTCTGGGGCCCGTGTTGGTCAAACAGGAGCTTGGGGAAGCTCGGGCCACAGTGGGGAAAAGGCTGGACTACATCACAGCTGAGATGTGAGTCTTCCTTCCACCCCACTGTGATGTACCTGATCCGTTGGGATAAAGGTGTTGAGAAACCTTTGTAGAGTCATTCTCCAGAGTAGCCCCCATTTGAGCAGGTCCTTCAACTCCATCCCTTTTCTTCATACTCCCCTTAGAGCTCAAGTTTCTGACCAATCTCCTTGTCTTCAGCACCCTCAAGAGTAAGTCTCACTAACTTCTCCttatttgcttttttgcctttcctcAGTAAGCGATATGAATCCCAGCTCCGAGACCTAGAGCAGCAGTCAGAACAACAGAGGGAGACCCTTGCTCAGCTGCAGCAGGAGTTTCAGCGGGCGCAGGCGGCAAAGGCAGGAGCTCCTGGGAAAGCCTGACCctgtcctggggggtgggggaggggaaggaatgaGGCAGCTCTAGGGTCTATACTGTAgctaataaaatgtgaaaataccTGGCGTGTTCTGACCAGCCACTTCTGTTGTATTGTCTCCATCCTTTCCTCTGGTCCCTTCCCCCTCACCCCTACATTGCCTGCATTACTCTCTCAGATCCAAATTCTTGCACTGG contains:
- the PFDN6 gene encoding prefoldin subunit 6, which gives rise to MAELIQKKLQGEVEKYQQLQKDLSKSMSGRQKLEAQLTENNIVKEELALLDGSNVVFKLLGPVLVKQELGEARATVGKRLDYITAEIKRYESQLRDLEQQSEQQRETLAQLQQEFQRAQAAKAGAPGKA